In a genomic window of Vibrio gigantis:
- a CDS encoding zinc-dependent metalloprotease: MFKHAIIAASITAILSGCGAEDRAYDTYEKPTEEISVQSLDTESLWMYMPSTGEAPRYAMTQRGFFQGDPKLVKLRFDKTNGIYVEALDRDKVDSLEPSRWEHEINRVPVLKIPGEFRQYRCAENGYGECTNKEEINQDENVDWTTATHFVPEYENIKSLSEDTLSTWYTASNVTESADPRVISYEYNPEEGVINVEIERTYTADPDDQYEFGGLENLSFKTRFFYSLVRLDKLASSNYEPVYYQGQDSAYYGFFNDSKAVKTHTGESDVQGSRFAYINRFNPNLESIDYYLSDSYFDEGNEAYRQLTIDTMEEVNESLEGTGVPPIKIVNTDARAGIQPGDLRYNVFNLIADPVDNGLLGYGPSATNPLTGEIIHAHVNQYLGVIRTTTRRYWNDLALRYNRQEIEKLEPVAEETQNVDAGGGDEAPVAEPRTDIDAFTDMVASDRGPDQFVPAVTEDEMAFVGQGKFVNQTPKADFGHRFDVNNKDLALQTFYKRQDMLKRFSEQNVYSEDAMWLSTKAKGLITGIDYTNGGFFADDEQNTMKTWDDLDLDQQKLASEAISEHMFKSTLIHELGHNLGLRHNFMGSTDKAHFYTEEELARSTLGHQAKPAAYSSIMDYGASIFDELLVFGKYDKAALKFAYAREIETNEFIGDSVHDKTGAQLRKTYSLAEYDREMTEDYNAYPTGVIAHLRANAGTDDIPELASYRFCTDEHTYTSLNCDRFDEGTSLTEITEFRIQRYYDSYETANRRNGRDWFTQYNQYEYFWMRMNEFQKIRDIVENVGEIDFVFARYIGADTTNNKGQVFEEIAENNCLDWRGNPVPLDNMSPGLRPICDTYNAANLAADFFLDVLTAPDKVCELEELSGIDGVPNRYRFATLSDLWLTYQTGMSPNRDVPTSCFDEELVQTLKNQSNEVVMRSETRDGHIWASLKANNPYQTASNSMDLLGVWPDKLLAAQMLVRRDSPYISTENSSLALVDLSDKITKLYTHLSDLAGRPEARQAIFVDGNGDYVETVLRYQPSLAKTIEAVPSYLWPMKRYFVMGGQEAFEYWTEGSPQDTTVPYFGTLLANLNKYNRANEYGLSDSVRGLSDSIHINLANSSSADPDGVKFTWKGVNYSLNSRNTLANAVASRALYQEDQKARVEKLNGLPYRVRNALSVFRNTRDRNEARIIAIGDKDALVALRDTTGFARWTMFDRMFEEYEEEGNKCLRFKVDGESDEDHMKRKCNSLARLQTAQNSAIGKFEDDELDNMFNVAQIFGDQITENNTSSLNASHKEVYDYDPEELRLWSSNEYVSFRRAFEQLPVYDD, translated from the coding sequence ATGTTTAAACACGCAATTATCGCAGCAAGTATTACTGCAATACTCAGTGGGTGTGGGGCCGAAGATCGTGCCTATGACACTTATGAAAAACCAACCGAAGAGATTTCTGTTCAATCTTTAGATACGGAATCACTTTGGATGTACATGCCGTCTACCGGTGAAGCTCCACGTTACGCAATGACTCAGCGTGGCTTTTTCCAAGGCGATCCAAAGCTTGTCAAACTACGCTTTGACAAAACTAACGGTATCTATGTTGAAGCATTGGATCGCGATAAAGTAGATTCTCTGGAGCCTAGTCGTTGGGAGCATGAAATCAATCGCGTACCGGTACTGAAAATTCCAGGTGAATTCAGACAGTATCGCTGCGCTGAAAACGGTTACGGCGAATGTACCAATAAAGAAGAGATAAATCAGGATGAGAATGTCGACTGGACAACAGCGACACACTTTGTTCCTGAATACGAAAATATCAAATCGTTATCGGAAGATACGCTCAGCACTTGGTATACAGCGAGTAACGTAACTGAGAGTGCTGACCCACGTGTTATCTCATATGAGTACAACCCGGAAGAAGGCGTAATTAACGTTGAAATTGAGCGTACATATACAGCCGATCCGGATGATCAATATGAGTTTGGTGGTCTAGAAAACTTGTCATTTAAGACACGTTTTTTCTACTCGCTAGTCAGATTAGACAAACTAGCGAGCTCAAACTACGAGCCAGTTTATTATCAGGGCCAAGACAGTGCTTACTATGGCTTCTTTAACGACAGCAAAGCCGTAAAAACACACACAGGTGAGAGCGATGTACAAGGTTCACGCTTTGCTTACATCAATCGTTTCAACCCGAACCTAGAGTCGATTGATTACTATTTAAGTGATAGTTACTTTGACGAAGGTAATGAGGCGTATCGCCAGCTGACGATCGATACAATGGAAGAGGTGAATGAGTCACTTGAAGGTACTGGTGTGCCTCCAATTAAAATTGTTAATACTGATGCGAGAGCAGGTATTCAACCTGGTGACCTTCGTTACAACGTGTTTAATCTTATTGCAGACCCTGTAGACAATGGTTTGTTGGGTTACGGGCCTTCCGCAACTAACCCACTCACGGGTGAGATCATTCACGCACACGTTAATCAATACCTTGGTGTGATTCGTACCACGACTCGTCGCTATTGGAATGATTTAGCGTTGCGTTATAACCGTCAGGAAATTGAGAAGCTAGAACCTGTTGCTGAAGAAACACAGAATGTTGATGCTGGAGGTGGTGACGAAGCACCCGTTGCTGAGCCACGAACTGACATTGATGCCTTTACAGACATGGTCGCAAGCGATCGTGGGCCAGATCAATTTGTTCCTGCTGTAACAGAAGACGAAATGGCGTTTGTAGGGCAAGGTAAATTTGTCAATCAAACCCCAAAGGCTGACTTTGGTCATAGGTTTGATGTGAACAATAAGGACTTGGCACTTCAAACTTTCTACAAGCGCCAAGATATGCTTAAGCGTTTTTCTGAACAGAATGTTTATAGCGAAGATGCAATGTGGCTGAGTACTAAAGCGAAAGGTTTGATCACAGGAATTGACTATACCAATGGTGGATTCTTTGCTGATGACGAGCAGAACACCATGAAAACGTGGGATGACCTCGACCTTGACCAGCAGAAACTTGCAAGTGAAGCGATATCTGAGCATATGTTTAAGTCGACTTTGATTCATGAATTAGGCCACAACTTAGGTTTACGCCATAACTTCATGGGTTCGACAGACAAAGCTCATTTTTACACAGAAGAAGAGTTAGCGCGCAGTACATTAGGCCACCAAGCAAAACCAGCCGCGTACAGCTCTATTATGGACTACGGCGCTTCCATTTTCGATGAACTACTTGTGTTCGGTAAATATGATAAAGCTGCACTAAAGTTTGCTTATGCTCGTGAAATTGAAACCAATGAATTTATTGGTGATTCTGTTCATGACAAAACGGGTGCACAACTTCGTAAAACTTACTCTCTAGCTGAGTACGATCGTGAGATGACAGAGGATTACAATGCGTATCCTACTGGCGTAATTGCACACTTGCGTGCGAATGCGGGTACTGACGATATTCCAGAGCTGGCGAGTTACCGCTTCTGTACCGATGAACACACCTACACAAGCTTAAACTGTGATCGCTTTGATGAAGGTACGTCACTCACTGAAATTACAGAGTTCCGTATCCAACGTTACTACGATAGCTACGAAACGGCCAACCGCAGAAACGGTCGAGATTGGTTTACTCAATACAATCAGTATGAGTACTTCTGGATGCGTATGAATGAGTTTCAGAAGATCCGTGACATTGTTGAAAACGTCGGTGAAATTGATTTTGTATTTGCACGTTACATCGGTGCAGACACAACCAATAACAAAGGACAGGTATTTGAAGAAATTGCTGAGAATAACTGTTTAGATTGGCGTGGAAATCCAGTACCACTGGACAACATGTCGCCAGGACTTCGCCCTATCTGTGATACTTATAACGCAGCAAACCTCGCTGCTGACTTCTTCTTAGATGTGCTAACAGCTCCGGATAAAGTCTGTGAGTTGGAGGAATTGAGTGGTATTGATGGGGTTCCTAACCGCTATCGTTTTGCAACCTTGTCAGACTTATGGCTAACCTACCAAACGGGTATGTCGCCAAACCGTGATGTTCCAACAAGTTGTTTTGACGAAGAACTTGTTCAAACGTTGAAAAACCAAAGTAACGAAGTCGTCATGCGTTCAGAGACTCGTGATGGTCATATTTGGGCGAGTTTGAAGGCGAATAACCCATATCAAACCGCGTCTAACTCTATGGATTTGCTTGGTGTATGGCCTGATAAACTGCTTGCAGCACAAATGCTGGTTCGTCGTGATTCACCATACATCTCCACAGAGAACTCTAGTTTGGCTCTGGTGGACCTATCAGATAAGATCACAAAACTATATACGCACTTGTCTGATTTAGCGGGACGACCAGAAGCGCGTCAAGCGATCTTCGTCGATGGTAACGGAGACTACGTTGAAACGGTTTTGCGTTATCAACCAAGCCTGGCGAAAACAATCGAAGCTGTGCCGTCATACTTATGGCCGATGAAACGTTACTTTGTAATGGGCGGACAAGAGGCGTTTGAATACTGGACGGAAGGTTCACCGCAAGATACGACAGTCCCTTACTTTGGCACGCTTCTAGCCAACCTGAACAAATACAACCGTGCAAATGAGTATGGTTTAAGTGACTCGGTGAGAGGTTTAAGCGACTCAATCCATATTAACTTGGCAAACAGCAGTTCTGCTGACCCTGATGGCGTCAAATTTACATGGAAAGGCGTGAACTACTCTTTGAACTCGCGTAATACGCTCGCTAATGCTGTGGCGTCACGTGCTCTGTACCAAGAGGATCAAAAGGCTCGAGTCGAGAAGCTAAATGGCCTGCCTTACCGTGTTCGTAATGCTCTTTCAGTGTTTAGAAATACACGTGATCGCAATGAAGCTCGTATTATTGCAATCGGTGATAAGGATGCGTTGGTTGCACTTCGAGACACAACTGGGTTTGCGCGTTGGACTATGTTTGACCGTATGTTTGAAGAGTATGAAGAAGAGGGCAACAAGTGTCTGCGTTTTAAAGTGGATGGTGAGTCAGATGAAGATCATATGAAGCGTAAGTGTAACTCTTTAGCTCGACTACAAACGGCGCAAAACAGTGCGATTGGCAAGTTTGAAGACGATGAATTAGACAATATGTTTAACGTGGCACAGATCTTTGGTGACCAAATTACTGAGAATAATACAAGCTCTCTCAATGCATCTCACAAAGAAGTGTATGACTACGACCCAGAGGAGCTTCGTCTGTGGAGTTCAAATGAGTACGTATCATTCCGTCGCGCATTTGAGCAGCTCCCTGTTTATGATGATTAA
- a CDS encoding response regulator, which produces MTNPKLVIVEDDPILREMLQEYFESQSFEVVTISDGALACEKILTIQPDIVLLDLMLPEVDGLTICRQVRSQFNGKILILTASDDDFDHVAALETGADDFISKPIRQRVLLARVRMLLRRSSESSSSADVSKNELVFGKLSLNRATKACTHIGQDISIADSEFELLWLLASSPEQVLSRNFLTQQLRGIEYDGFDRFIDNKIVILRKKLNDVTVPPKKIITVRGKGYLFVPERW; this is translated from the coding sequence ATGACCAACCCGAAACTCGTGATCGTAGAAGACGATCCCATCTTAAGAGAGATGTTACAGGAGTACTTTGAAAGCCAATCTTTTGAAGTCGTCACTATTTCTGATGGAGCATTAGCGTGTGAGAAAATTTTAACTATTCAGCCCGACATTGTTCTACTTGATCTCATGTTGCCAGAAGTTGATGGACTGACTATTTGTCGACAAGTGCGAAGTCAGTTTAATGGGAAGATATTGATTCTTACCGCGAGTGATGATGATTTCGATCATGTAGCCGCTTTAGAAACCGGTGCCGATGACTTTATTAGTAAACCCATTCGTCAAAGAGTGTTACTGGCGAGAGTTAGGATGCTTTTACGTCGTAGCTCTGAAAGTTCTTCAAGTGCTGATGTGAGTAAGAATGAGTTGGTTTTTGGTAAATTAAGTTTAAATCGTGCTACTAAAGCTTGTACGCATATTGGACAAGATATATCGATAGCGGATAGTGAATTTGAATTACTTTGGTTGTTAGCTTCTTCTCCGGAGCAAGTTTTATCACGAAATTTTCTGACTCAACAGCTGAGAGGCATCGAATACGATGGCTTCGATCGTTTTATCGATAACAAAATCGTAATCTTACGTAAAAAGCTCAATGACGTAACTGTCCCACCTAAAAAGATTATTACTGTAAGAGGCAAAGGCTACTTGTTCGTACCTGAACGTTGGTAA
- a CDS encoding ATP-binding protein, whose protein sequence is MRRIYFEYLAGLTAIFLVSIYSYAFIVYKLSTDYEYILRDHEAEAYQELIDVVYREKGLLETQNLLKSYADKTRQNLRIIPFDNAPELVRKAFQQKGRNVYYHDEYFLWFRLVGSDDLYELSKNKDSYLRKQIKFENRLIWVFAITGFALSGLFLVWRIKRRLNNLEMATVAFSNGDLLERASEKNSIKLGTLNRSFNVMADKIRDLINSNKSLTNAVAHELRTPIFRIQWQAELLSDLAPTKQQSKAIARILADTEEMEDMVDELLYYARLERGGFELLKQPIDANEWLTERFSIWEKETTLDLIKVPLKVPASFYVDLKLFNRAVDNIVRNAFKFADTKIVIELWYTDNEFVIEVHDDGKGVETEHWPYLFDPFYSANAARNKGKTGHGLGLAIVKQVCDRHHAQVTVGESYLDGACFALSFPRLEL, encoded by the coding sequence ATGCGACGCATCTATTTTGAATACCTAGCGGGACTGACTGCCATTTTCTTAGTGAGTATATATTCCTATGCCTTTATTGTTTACAAGTTAAGCACTGACTACGAATACATATTACGAGACCATGAAGCAGAAGCTTATCAAGAATTGATTGATGTGGTTTACCGCGAAAAAGGTTTGCTTGAAACGCAGAATCTTTTAAAAAGCTACGCGGATAAGACACGACAGAACCTACGCATCATACCTTTTGATAACGCGCCTGAACTAGTGCGGAAAGCCTTTCAGCAAAAAGGCCGAAATGTTTACTATCATGACGAATATTTCCTTTGGTTTAGGTTAGTGGGAAGTGATGACTTATATGAGCTGTCCAAGAACAAAGATTCTTACTTGAGGAAGCAAATCAAATTTGAGAACCGTCTTATTTGGGTATTTGCTATCACTGGTTTTGCGTTGAGCGGCTTGTTTTTGGTTTGGAGAATAAAGCGCCGATTAAACAACCTTGAAATGGCGACAGTGGCTTTTTCTAATGGTGATCTATTAGAGCGAGCATCTGAGAAAAACAGTATAAAATTGGGTACGTTGAACCGCAGCTTTAATGTCATGGCAGACAAGATAAGAGATTTAATCAATAGTAATAAGTCTTTGACCAACGCGGTAGCACACGAGCTTAGAACTCCTATATTCCGGATTCAATGGCAAGCTGAGTTGTTGAGTGATTTGGCGCCAACTAAGCAACAGTCTAAGGCCATAGCTCGTATTCTTGCGGATACTGAAGAAATGGAAGATATGGTCGATGAGTTGTTGTATTACGCTCGCTTAGAAAGGGGAGGTTTTGAGTTACTTAAGCAACCTATTGATGCCAATGAATGGCTAACCGAACGTTTTAGTATCTGGGAGAAAGAGACAACACTCGATCTCATTAAGGTTCCACTCAAAGTTCCTGCCTCTTTCTATGTTGACCTAAAGCTATTCAATAGAGCGGTGGATAATATAGTAAGGAATGCTTTTAAGTTTGCTGATACTAAGATCGTTATTGAGTTGTGGTATACCGACAATGAATTTGTTATTGAAGTTCATGATGACGGCAAAGGGGTTGAAACTGAGCATTGGCCATATTTATTTGATCCTTTTTATAGTGCTAATGCAGCGAGAAACAAGGGAAAAACTGGGCATGGTTTAGGGCTAGCAATTGTCAAACAAGTCTGTGACCGACACCACGCACAGGTGACAGTGGGTGAAAGTTATTTGGATGGTGCGTGTTTTGCACTGTCCTTTCCAAGACTTGAGCTCTAA
- a CDS encoding RNA-binding S4 domain-containing protein, with protein sequence MDQEHYEDADYEGYEHGEEGEEIEIEAIGVDVSSQPIELYKVFKIANLVSGGGEAKHIISEGYVAVNGELETRKRRKMYDGDFFEFNQEYYVVVCDQPVQEETEEPKKKEASKKDNKAKKGQSKKDSKKKESKKSKAEMLSAKAEPKKEKKKEKKPKKKADTPKPTRDDKSGRNSIEFF encoded by the coding sequence ATGGACCAAGAACATTACGAAGACGCTGACTACGAAGGTTACGAGCACGGAGAAGAAGGCGAAGAGATTGAAATCGAGGCGATTGGTGTCGATGTGTCATCTCAGCCGATTGAGCTCTACAAAGTGTTTAAAATTGCTAACCTAGTGAGTGGTGGCGGTGAAGCTAAACACATCATCTCTGAAGGCTACGTAGCGGTAAATGGTGAGCTAGAAACGCGTAAGCGTCGTAAAATGTACGATGGCGACTTCTTTGAATTCAATCAAGAGTATTATGTAGTGGTGTGCGACCAACCAGTACAAGAAGAAACAGAAGAGCCGAAAAAGAAAGAAGCGTCTAAAAAAGACAACAAGGCGAAGAAAGGTCAGTCTAAAAAGGATTCTAAGAAGAAAGAATCTAAGAAAAGCAAAGCAGAAATGCTGAGCGCCAAGGCTGAACCAAAGAAAGAGAAAAAGAAAGAAAAGAAACCGAAAAAGAAAGCGGACACGCCAAAGCCAACACGTGACGACAAAAGCGGCCGTAACTCGATTGAATTCTTTTAA
- a CDS encoding sodium:solute symporter family transporter, which yields MYEFGALNWTILGTYIVLTLVMGALVGRRVTSANQFALGDRNIPWWAIGISVVCTYVSAMSFLGGPAWSYKEGLSVIAIHLNYPLVIFFIVAVFMPFFYNNGLTSIYEYQERRFGKASRITLSLIFLIKQAISSAAVLYATSLILEFITGIDVTYCIIIVTVIALIYTVMGGIAAVIWTDVIQAVILFLGAFIIIEAVWNGMPQPMTEVMQNLKSDGMTNALQTNLDLSQVTTVWAGVIAMTMFHTTVYGGNQMMVQRCMAAKNMGDAKKAMLMMGYVAFFIYFVFILLGVLFNAYYDGKEFENGNTIILHYASEYGMPGLMGIIAAAILAASMSSLDSAFNSMATVSVTDFYKRFYKKNESEEHYLKASRFFTVMWALCIIIPAFMFATSTGSVLEILSKAGSYFVGANFCMFVLGFYSKHITEKGLLIGVAASFLAIWYVAVATDIAWPWYCVIGVFVNAIVAYAASLLLTGKQKEMHLYTVKGQQAEYARLNKPIKEDGWYVVPGKVDAPCWGLLVMFVFSLVLLWGINEFIENAPMLINFIRVCSVIVAASVIGYMIYSFKRSKPSNEVEQIS from the coding sequence ATGTATGAGTTTGGAGCTTTAAACTGGACAATTCTTGGTACCTATATCGTCCTGACTTTAGTGATGGGTGCACTGGTTGGTAGACGTGTGACTTCCGCCAACCAATTTGCATTAGGCGATAGAAATATTCCATGGTGGGCCATCGGTATTTCTGTTGTGTGTACCTATGTTAGTGCGATGTCTTTCTTGGGTGGGCCTGCTTGGTCTTACAAAGAAGGCTTGTCGGTGATTGCTATCCACCTAAACTACCCTCTGGTGATTTTCTTTATCGTTGCTGTGTTTATGCCATTTTTCTACAACAACGGCCTCACTTCGATTTATGAATATCAAGAACGACGCTTTGGTAAAGCTTCTCGTATCACTCTGTCTTTGATTTTCTTAATTAAACAGGCGATAAGTTCAGCGGCGGTCTTATATGCGACCTCGTTAATCCTCGAGTTCATTACAGGCATCGACGTCACTTACTGCATCATCATCGTCACTGTTATCGCGCTGATCTATACCGTCATGGGGGGAATTGCCGCCGTTATTTGGACAGATGTCATTCAAGCGGTCATTTTGTTTCTTGGCGCGTTCATCATCATCGAAGCCGTTTGGAATGGCATGCCACAACCAATGACGGAAGTGATGCAAAATCTCAAGTCAGATGGCATGACCAATGCGTTGCAAACCAATTTAGATTTAAGCCAAGTGACCACGGTATGGGCCGGCGTTATCGCAATGACAATGTTCCACACTACGGTGTATGGCGGTAACCAAATGATGGTTCAACGCTGTATGGCGGCTAAAAATATGGGTGATGCGAAAAAAGCGATGCTAATGATGGGTTACGTTGCTTTCTTCATCTACTTCGTATTCATTCTGTTGGGCGTATTATTTAACGCTTACTACGATGGTAAAGAGTTTGAGAATGGCAATACCATTATCCTTCACTATGCCAGCGAATATGGTATGCCAGGGCTGATGGGAATCATCGCGGCGGCTATTCTTGCAGCAAGTATGTCGAGCCTAGACTCCGCTTTTAACTCTATGGCTACCGTCTCTGTTACTGACTTCTATAAACGCTTCTACAAGAAAAACGAGTCAGAGGAACATTACCTCAAAGCATCGCGTTTCTTCACGGTTATGTGGGCGCTATGTATCATCATTCCAGCTTTCATGTTTGCAACCAGCACAGGCTCAGTTTTAGAAATATTGAGTAAAGCGGGTTCCTATTTTGTAGGTGCAAACTTCTGTATGTTCGTGCTTGGTTTCTACTCCAAACATATTACAGAAAAAGGACTATTAATTGGTGTCGCAGCAAGCTTCTTAGCAATCTGGTATGTAGCAGTAGCGACTGATATCGCTTGGCCTTGGTACTGTGTTATTGGTGTTTTCGTTAATGCGATTGTCGCGTACGCTGCAAGCTTGCTGCTAACTGGCAAACAAAAAGAAATGCACCTTTATACAGTCAAAGGCCAGCAAGCAGAGTATGCGCGCTTGAACAAGCCGATCAAAGAAGATGGTTGGTATGTTGTTCCGGGTAAAGTCGATGCACCTTGTTGGGGACTCCTCGTTATGTTTGTATTCTCACTCGTTCTACTTTGGGGAATTAACGAGTTCATTGAGAACGCACCAATGTTGATTAACTTTATCCGAGTCTGCTCTGTTATTGTTGCTGCAAGCGTCATCGGTTATATGATTTACTCATTCAAGCGCTCTAAGCCATCAAATGAAGTAGAACAAATCAGCTAA
- a CDS encoding nuclear transport factor 2 family protein codes for MLNSLIENFYKTYFNAHSSERTQVAHEMLNADVKWCVAHPINDVSGVDATEQAFLLPLVNSLPDVERRPSIVMQGEYEGRTWVNSTGYFVGTFAKPLFGIPATGKTLYLRYTEMVCIQEGQIVESYLIPDFIDAMNQAGVNPLRASLGHAGLVPAPATQDGIQTGNIAAEESEKSQKLVLDMLACLGRFDGKRLDSMDLENYWHDDFMWYGPASIGTTRGIQGFRDHHQGPFVFAFPDRSVDIELNILSKNDYVSTGGWPHMHGTHTGSSGWLGLAPTGKHIELRVMDIWRREGELLKENWVAIDIAHILKQLGYDLFAQMDEQLKGRAHV; via the coding sequence ATGTTGAACAGCTTGATTGAAAATTTCTACAAAACGTATTTTAACGCTCACTCTTCAGAGCGTACTCAAGTAGCTCACGAGATGCTAAATGCCGACGTTAAATGGTGTGTCGCTCACCCGATTAATGACGTCTCTGGTGTCGATGCGACCGAGCAAGCATTCTTATTGCCGCTAGTAAACTCGCTACCTGATGTAGAACGACGTCCATCAATCGTTATGCAAGGTGAATACGAGGGCCGCACTTGGGTAAACTCTACTGGCTACTTTGTTGGCACATTTGCAAAACCGTTGTTTGGCATCCCAGCAACAGGAAAAACGCTCTACTTGCGCTACACCGAAATGGTTTGTATCCAAGAGGGTCAAATTGTCGAATCCTATCTAATCCCTGATTTTATTGATGCAATGAACCAAGCTGGTGTTAACCCGTTACGAGCAAGCCTAGGTCATGCTGGACTAGTCCCTGCCCCAGCAACTCAAGACGGCATACAGACAGGTAACATCGCTGCGGAAGAGAGCGAGAAAAGCCAAAAACTAGTGCTAGACATGCTGGCTTGCTTAGGTCGATTTGATGGTAAGCGCCTTGATTCAATGGATCTAGAAAACTACTGGCATGACGACTTTATGTGGTACGGACCGGCTAGTATTGGTACGACTCGTGGTATCCAAGGCTTCCGCGACCATCATCAAGGACCATTTGTCTTTGCCTTCCCTGACCGAAGTGTCGATATCGAGCTCAATATTTTGTCCAAAAATGACTACGTATCCACGGGTGGTTGGCCACACATGCACGGTACACATACTGGCAGCAGTGGTTGGTTAGGGTTAGCACCAACTGGCAAACACATCGAGCTTCGCGTGATGGATATCTGGCGACGCGAAGGCGAATTACTCAAAGAGAACTGGGTTGCTATCGATATCGCACACATCTTAAAGCAGCTCGGTTATGACTTATTCGCACAAATGGATGAACAACTAAAAGGACGAGCGCATGTATGA
- a CDS encoding nuclear transport factor 2 family protein, protein MAMVGFDSKWQDFPDYILGITKEIWEDRGLSTLHNYYSPDIIVRTPLSITKGNEKVISATMGTLAEFPNRTLLGEDVIWSGTPEQGMLSSHRIISTATHTNDGVFGKATNKTLKFRIIADCHAINNQINDEWMIRDIAAIANQLGMTSEEYARQQIEIEGGVEQCPFPFTPQVDIQGPYLGVGNDNEYGQRYEDILRRVMSAEFSVIPKEYDRACIGEYTGGQTALSHNEIDQFWMSLRSSFPNAEFKIHHRIGRNDEMMSPRAAIRWSLQGKHEGYGMFGKPTGKDVYIMGISHAEFGPWGLRREFTLLDESAVWKQILIQIG, encoded by the coding sequence ATGGCTATGGTTGGCTTTGATTCTAAATGGCAAGATTTTCCGGATTACATATTAGGCATCACTAAAGAAATTTGGGAAGATCGAGGTCTGAGTACCCTACATAACTATTACTCACCTGACATTATCGTCCGTACACCACTCTCCATCACCAAGGGAAACGAAAAGGTCATCAGCGCGACCATGGGCACACTAGCCGAGTTCCCGAACCGTACCTTATTGGGTGAAGACGTTATTTGGTCAGGGACTCCTGAGCAAGGCATGCTCTCATCACATCGAATCATTTCTACAGCCACTCACACTAATGATGGTGTATTTGGCAAAGCCACAAACAAAACACTAAAGTTTCGAATTATCGCAGACTGCCATGCCATCAATAACCAAATCAATGACGAGTGGATGATCCGAGACATCGCTGCGATTGCAAACCAACTGGGTATGACGTCAGAAGAGTACGCTCGTCAGCAAATCGAAATAGAGGGTGGCGTTGAGCAATGCCCCTTCCCTTTCACTCCTCAAGTCGACATTCAAGGCCCTTACCTTGGTGTAGGGAACGACAATGAATACGGTCAGCGCTATGAAGACATACTGCGACGTGTAATGAGTGCTGAGTTCTCGGTAATACCAAAAGAATATGACCGAGCTTGTATTGGCGAATACACGGGCGGTCAAACTGCACTCTCTCATAACGAGATCGACCAGTTTTGGATGTCACTGCGCTCGTCATTTCCGAACGCGGAATTCAAAATTCACCACCGTATTGGCCGCAATGACGAAATGATGTCACCACGTGCAGCTATTCGTTGGTCGCTACAAGGCAAGCACGAAGGCTACGGTATGTTTGGAAAGCCTACAGGAAAAGACGTTTACATCATGGGTATCAGCCATGCAGAGTTTGGGCCTTGGGGCCTACGCAGAGAATTCACGCTACTTGATGAAAGTGCAGTCTGGAAACAGATTTTAATCCAAATCGGTTAA